A genomic stretch from Bradyrhizobium quebecense includes:
- a CDS encoding Crp/Fnr family transcriptional regulator encodes MASLVRKLEQFVRLSPVDHAILNRASSERVRHFGPRVDIVREGEKPKDVHLILSGWAYRYKQLEDGRRQVVSFFLPGDICDVNVFILREMDHSIGTITAVSIADLSREFFDKVAAEHPRIVTAFWWETLVNAAIQREWTMSLGQRTALERIAHLLCEIWLRLRLAGLTQGDSCDFPLTQGDLADATGLSKVHVNRTLQELRADGLIVLKGKTLALPNLDRLMRAGLFNPNYLHMDHEGRQLDAVGMTDAAAG; translated from the coding sequence TTGGCGTCGTTAGTTCGGAAATTGGAGCAGTTCGTACGGCTTTCGCCGGTTGATCATGCCATTCTTAATCGCGCGTCGAGCGAGCGCGTCCGCCACTTCGGGCCGCGCGTCGATATCGTTCGTGAAGGCGAGAAGCCGAAAGACGTCCACCTGATCCTGTCCGGCTGGGCCTACCGCTACAAGCAGCTGGAGGATGGCCGGCGCCAGGTGGTGTCGTTCTTCCTGCCCGGTGATATCTGCGACGTGAACGTCTTCATCCTGCGTGAGATGGATCATTCGATCGGCACCATTACCGCGGTGTCGATCGCCGACCTCTCCCGCGAATTCTTCGACAAGGTTGCAGCCGAACATCCGCGCATCGTCACCGCGTTCTGGTGGGAAACCCTGGTCAATGCCGCGATCCAGCGCGAATGGACCATGAGCCTCGGCCAGCGCACGGCGCTCGAGCGGATAGCCCATCTGCTCTGCGAGATCTGGCTTCGTTTGCGGCTGGCCGGTCTTACTCAAGGCGACAGTTGCGACTTCCCGCTGACCCAGGGCGACCTCGCCGACGCCACCGGGCTCTCCAAGGTCCACGTCAACAGAACTTTGCAGGAGCTGCGCGCCGACGGCCTGATCGTGCTCAAGGGAAAGACCCTCGCCCTCCCCAATCTCGACCGGCTGATGCGGGCAGGGCTGTTCAACCCGAACTATCTGCATATGGATCATGAGGGGCGGCAGCTCGATGCGGTCGGGATGACTGACGCCGCGGCGGGGTGA
- a CDS encoding PRC-barrel domain-containing protein, with product MAMDEKEVGNLIGSDKVEGTAVYGSDERKIGSIERVMIDKQSGRVSYAVLGFGGILGLGNDHYPLPWQSLKYDTRLGGYVTGVTESQLRGAPKYGSERDWNWADIGRTRAVDDYYGVPLV from the coding sequence ATGGCGATGGACGAGAAAGAGGTCGGAAACCTGATCGGCAGCGACAAGGTCGAGGGCACCGCGGTCTATGGATCGGACGAGCGCAAGATCGGCTCGATCGAACGCGTGATGATCGACAAGCAGAGCGGACGGGTGTCCTACGCCGTGCTCGGCTTCGGCGGTATCCTCGGGCTTGGCAACGACCACTATCCGCTGCCTTGGCAGTCGCTCAAGTACGACACCAGGCTGGGCGGTTATGTCACCGGCGTGACCGAGAGTCAGCTGCGCGGCGCGCCCAAATACGGCAGCGAGCGAGACTGGAATTGGGCAGATATCGGCCGCACACGCGCGGTGGATGATTATTACGGCGTGCCGCTCGTCTGA
- a CDS encoding DUF6537 domain-containing protein, which produces MPDDDSLLASLRYLFADIIGDEDEGPPVLPDACPDHLGPAVTEAIDLLIAYQSTSYAQLYIDRLKRFVGRRGVDDALLAEIARLMADRMAYEDAIRIAQLKLGEVNAAGGLAARSADDVKKLRFDELIDALPAMVADPILAVLDQLGWRRRRVSISFRANTRFSIRRLRIEAGLKRWRLFSGRYAKERVWVERWLHMIDRSLTKQPGAASAIVQTATMIQGYGDPYRQGIADWHVIIDGLVKPTFDGVLALPDLAAAITEARAAIMPDPRQASLKRKVAEIRARVPVTS; this is translated from the coding sequence GTGCCGGATGACGACAGTCTGCTGGCTTCGCTTCGTTACCTGTTTGCCGATATCATCGGCGATGAGGACGAGGGGCCGCCGGTGCTGCCCGACGCCTGCCCGGACCACCTCGGGCCCGCGGTCACCGAGGCCATCGATCTGTTGATCGCCTATCAGAGCACGAGCTACGCCCAGCTCTATATCGACCGGCTCAAGCGCTTCGTCGGCCGCCGCGGCGTTGACGACGCCCTGCTTGCCGAGATCGCGCGGCTGATGGCCGATCGCATGGCCTATGAGGACGCGATCCGCATCGCGCAGCTCAAGCTCGGCGAAGTCAATGCGGCGGGCGGCCTTGCGGCGCGCTCGGCCGACGACGTCAAGAAGCTCCGCTTCGACGAGTTGATCGACGCCCTGCCTGCGATGGTCGCCGATCCGATCCTCGCCGTGCTCGATCAGCTCGGCTGGCGCCGCCGCCGGGTCTCGATCAGCTTTAGGGCCAATACCCGCTTCAGCATTCGCCGGCTCAGGATCGAGGCGGGCCTCAAGCGCTGGCGGCTGTTCTCGGGGCGTTACGCCAAGGAGCGGGTCTGGGTCGAGCGCTGGCTGCACATGATCGACCGCAGCCTGACCAAGCAGCCAGGCGCGGCTTCAGCGATTGTGCAGACCGCGACCATGATCCAGGGCTACGGTGATCCCTATCGTCAGGGCATCGCGGACTGGCACGTGATCATCGACGGGCTCGTCAAGCCGACCTTCGACGGCGTGCTCGCGCTTCCCGATCTTGCCGCCGCCATCACCGAGGCCCGCGCCGCCATCATGCCCGATCCGCGGCAGGCGTCGCTGAAGCGCAAGGTCGCCGAGATTCGCGCGCGGGTGCCCGTAACGTCCTAG
- a CDS encoding Crp/Fnr family transcriptional regulator yields the protein MDTSHLAEHAGAAGSFFASIFVVATLSMRTMIPLRVFAILTNIILIATAVPTHNYATLILHAVLLPVNTYRLHQMLQLVRNVKKSVNSDLSMDWLRPFTTERKCTAGEVLFYKDEKADSMFYIVSGRFRLVESGIELPVGALVGEFGMLSPSNTRTQTLECVETGMVLSVTYDQVEQLYVQNPAFGFYLLRLFSARLFENISTLEQRLAQHATPQVAEPKPA from the coding sequence ATGGATACCTCACATCTCGCGGAGCACGCCGGCGCCGCCGGCAGTTTCTTCGCATCGATCTTCGTGGTCGCCACGCTGTCGATGCGGACCATGATCCCGTTGCGCGTCTTTGCCATCCTGACCAACATCATCCTGATCGCGACCGCCGTCCCGACCCACAATTACGCGACGCTGATTCTGCATGCCGTGCTGCTGCCGGTGAACACCTATCGTCTGCACCAGATGCTGCAACTGGTCCGCAACGTGAAGAAATCGGTCAACAGCGATCTGTCGATGGACTGGCTGAGGCCGTTCACGACCGAGCGCAAATGCACCGCGGGCGAAGTCCTGTTCTACAAGGACGAGAAGGCCGACAGCATGTTCTACATTGTCAGCGGCCGCTTTCGCCTGGTCGAATCCGGCATCGAGCTGCCGGTCGGCGCCCTGGTCGGCGAGTTCGGCATGCTGTCGCCGTCGAACACGCGAACCCAGACGCTGGAGTGCGTCGAAACCGGCATGGTGCTGTCGGTGACCTATGACCAGGTCGAGCAGCTTTACGTTCAGAACCCGGCGTTCGGCTTCTACCTCCTGCGTCTGTTCAGCGCCCGCCTGTTCGAGAATATCTCGACGCTCGAGCAGCGGCTCGCGCAGCACGCCACCCCACAGGTCGCGGAGCCAAAACCTGCATGA
- a CDS encoding cyclic nucleotide-gated ion channel, producing the protein MSKPLVLPALTRFISATAGRNMTKAAYVAVTVGVAMMTLLTVAPAYDTVPHWVDALLWACLAYFVFEWLVRLRHMRRQDKLWFYALSSAGVVDAVGALAVPLALLAGIEPKTAWLLGVLWVLKVVPGIPGLRQLRRVLVVESGPLLSVLVIFLMVVFLASVAEYFLERDVQPQTFGSVPAALWWAVVTLTTTGYGDVVPITPLGRMVAAMVMISGLGVFGLWTGILATGFAAETRRDNFLRTWETVSKVPFFAHLGPAAIADVTQVLRTMDLPPRTMIIRKDTNGDCMYFVAAGEVEVDLPGRKVKLGEGAFFGEMALLGNAKRGASVSTSKVTRLLVLDLVDFRLLMARHPDLAETIDAEAKRRERENQ; encoded by the coding sequence ATGTCCAAGCCGCTCGTCCTTCCGGCCTTGACGCGCTTCATATCCGCCACCGCCGGCCGCAACATGACCAAGGCGGCCTATGTCGCGGTCACGGTCGGTGTCGCCATGATGACGCTGCTGACGGTCGCGCCGGCCTATGACACGGTCCCGCACTGGGTCGATGCGCTGCTGTGGGCCTGCCTTGCCTATTTCGTATTCGAATGGCTGGTGCGGCTACGGCACATGCGGCGGCAGGACAAGCTCTGGTTCTACGCGCTATCAAGCGCAGGTGTGGTCGATGCGGTCGGCGCGTTGGCGGTGCCGCTGGCGCTGCTCGCCGGCATCGAGCCGAAAACCGCATGGCTGCTCGGCGTGCTCTGGGTGCTCAAGGTGGTGCCGGGCATTCCCGGCCTGCGCCAGCTCCGGCGCGTGCTCGTGGTGGAATCCGGCCCGCTGCTCAGCGTGCTCGTGATCTTCCTGATGGTGGTGTTCCTGGCCTCGGTCGCCGAATATTTCCTGGAGCGGGACGTCCAGCCCCAGACCTTCGGCAGCGTGCCGGCGGCGCTGTGGTGGGCGGTGGTGACGCTGACCACGACAGGCTATGGCGACGTGGTGCCGATCACCCCGCTCGGCCGCATGGTCGCTGCCATGGTGATGATCTCGGGCCTCGGCGTGTTTGGGCTGTGGACCGGTATTCTGGCGACCGGCTTTGCCGCGGAAACCCGCCGCGACAATTTTCTGAGAACCTGGGAGACCGTCAGCAAGGTGCCGTTCTTCGCGCATCTCGGCCCGGCCGCAATCGCCGACGTCACCCAGGTGCTGCGGACCATGGACCTGCCGCCGCGCACCATGATCATCCGCAAGGACACCAATGGCGACTGCATGTATTTCGTCGCCGCCGGCGAGGTGGAGGTCGACCTGCCCGGACGCAAGGTCAAGCTCGGCGAAGGCGCGTTCTTCGGCGAGATGGCGCTGCTCGGTAACGCCAAGCGGGGCGCCAGTGTCTCGACCAGCAAGGTGACCCGGCTGTTGGTGCTTGACCTCGTCGATTTCCGCCTGTTGATGGCAAGGCATCCCGATCTCGCCGAGACCATCGACGCCGAGGCGAAGCGGCGCGAACGTGAGAACCAATGA
- a CDS encoding enoyl-CoA hydratase/isomerase family protein encodes MADAADTASGPVLEIAGARATIRLNRPKHLNRLQAEDLGDLVRLFDRIEADPAIRVLVLTGTGRAFSAGYDLNSVAERAVSESEQQSAGSAFEVVVNRLEDLSVPTICRLNGGVYGGSTDLALACDFRIGVDTAEMFMPAARLGLHYYKSGIQRYVTRIGVDNAKMLFLTAQKITAPEMLRIGYLTAMVSLDLLDEEVDKLATILAGNAPKAMAGMKRAINEFARGELDEAAADQRHRDSMRGDEIKEGIKAFAEKRAPRF; translated from the coding sequence ATGGCCGACGCGGCCGACACCGCCAGCGGACCCGTGCTCGAAATCGCGGGCGCCCGCGCCACGATCCGCCTCAACCGGCCGAAGCACCTCAACCGCCTGCAGGCCGAGGATCTCGGCGACCTCGTCAGGCTGTTCGACCGGATCGAGGCCGATCCCGCGATCCGCGTGCTGGTGCTGACCGGAACCGGCCGCGCGTTCTCCGCCGGCTACGACCTCAACTCGGTCGCCGAGCGCGCGGTGAGCGAGAGCGAGCAGCAGAGTGCGGGCTCGGCGTTCGAGGTGGTGGTGAACCGGCTCGAGGATTTGAGCGTGCCGACGATCTGCAGACTCAATGGCGGCGTCTATGGCGGCTCGACCGACCTCGCGCTCGCCTGCGACTTCCGGATCGGCGTCGACACCGCGGAGATGTTCATGCCCGCGGCGCGGCTCGGGCTGCACTATTACAAGAGCGGCATCCAGCGCTACGTCACGCGGATCGGCGTCGACAACGCCAAGATGCTGTTCCTGACCGCGCAAAAGATCACGGCGCCGGAGATGCTGCGGATCGGCTACCTCACCGCCATGGTGTCGCTCGACCTGCTCGACGAGGAGGTCGACAAGCTCGCCACGATCCTGGCCGGCAATGCGCCGAAGGCGATGGCCGGCATGAAGCGCGCGATCAATGAATTCGCCCGCGGCGAACTGGATGAGGCCGCCGCCGACCAGCGCCACCGCGACAGCATGCGCGGCGACGAGATCAAGGAAGGCATCAAGGCGTTCGCCGAGAAGCGGGCACCGAGGTTTTAG
- a CDS encoding DUF6157 family protein yields the protein MAKPLYSTNCFNTLIRVAEDCPAQSGEEPQLRGGQPTVAVLQYRMIAEAPYKYTSDDVVFATSSAGRALDAKAAKKVRSLARETFFSRGQACMRASPLGKRFGWGVHADAEGRIAIYAVDSKRYQALARDPEVTQVRAMRSKRA from the coding sequence ATGGCGAAACCCCTGTACAGCACCAACTGCTTCAACACCCTGATCCGCGTCGCCGAGGATTGCCCGGCGCAGAGCGGCGAGGAGCCGCAGCTGCGCGGCGGCCAGCCGACGGTTGCCGTGCTGCAATATCGGATGATCGCCGAAGCGCCCTACAAATACACCTCCGACGACGTGGTGTTCGCGACGTCATCGGCCGGCCGCGCGCTTGATGCGAAGGCGGCGAAGAAGGTGCGCAGCCTCGCCCGCGAGACGTTCTTCTCGCGCGGCCAGGCCTGCATGCGCGCCTCGCCGCTCGGCAAACGTTTCGGCTGGGGCGTCCACGCCGACGCCGAAGGCCGCATCGCGATCTACGCCGTCGACAGCAAGCGCTACCAGGCGCTGGCGCGTGATCCGGAGGTTACGCAGGTTCGTGCGATGCGGTCGAAGCGGGCGTAG
- a CDS encoding glutathione S-transferase family protein, with amino-acid sequence MTTAATTDRVTLYYSPQSRATGTRVLLEELGAPYDLHILNMKAAEQRKDAYLAINPLGKVPAIRHRDALVTEQVAIFIYLADLFPQADLTPALNDPRRGPYLRWIAYYGSSFEPAVIDHFMKREPAPITQSPYADYDTMLDALEAQLAKGPYLLGEEITAADILWGIALSWTMRFGIVPKRDAFVRYSERISARPAFIRISKADDEMAAQHAAAAGV; translated from the coding sequence ATGACCACCGCTGCCACCACCGACCGCGTCACGCTGTATTACTCGCCACAGAGCCGCGCCACCGGCACGCGCGTGCTGCTGGAGGAGCTCGGCGCGCCCTATGATTTGCACATCCTCAACATGAAGGCGGCCGAGCAGCGCAAGGACGCCTATCTCGCGATCAATCCGCTCGGCAAGGTGCCGGCGATCCGCCATCGCGACGCGCTGGTGACCGAGCAGGTCGCGATCTTCATCTATCTCGCCGATCTGTTTCCGCAGGCGGATCTCACGCCCGCGCTGAACGATCCGCGCCGCGGCCCGTATCTGCGCTGGATCGCCTATTATGGCTCGTCGTTCGAGCCGGCGGTGATCGATCATTTCATGAAGCGCGAGCCGGCGCCGATCACGCAGTCGCCCTACGCCGACTACGACACCATGCTGGACGCGCTCGAGGCGCAGCTCGCAAAGGGGCCCTATCTGCTCGGCGAGGAGATCACGGCGGCCGACATCCTCTGGGGCATCGCGCTCAGCTGGACCATGAGGTTCGGCATCGTGCCGAAAAGGGACGCCTTCGTCCGCTATTCCGAACGCATCTCCGCGCGCCCGGCTTTCATCCGGATCTCGAAGGCCGACGACGAGATGGCGGCGCAGCATGCAGCCGCCGCCGGAGTGTGA
- a CDS encoding helix-turn-helix transcriptional regulator, with protein sequence MRASRLFSILTTLQARGQVTAPELAEACEVSVRTIYRDIDALSAAGVPIYADRGAEGGYRLLDGYRVRLNGLSQGEAEALFMAGLPGPAAALGLDAAMAAAQTKLMAALPEKLRPNARGMQQRFHLDAPGWFGETEEPKHLRAIAASVLRETLIEIRYQSWKAEKRRRVAPLGLVLKGGSWYLAGLVDGNVRTYRVARVLDCTVLETPFARPAEFDLATYWRASIARLEAELHPNEATVRLSPLGLQLFDALGHPYVKARMRLADSVEPDGWRVATMPVGKTVWHAASELLRLGAEAEVIAPAELREKMAELAGAMAARYADAPPRRAARR encoded by the coding sequence ATGCGCGCGAGCCGGCTGTTTTCCATCCTCACCACCCTGCAGGCGCGGGGACAGGTCACCGCGCCCGAGCTGGCCGAGGCCTGCGAGGTCTCGGTGCGCACGATCTATCGCGACATCGATGCGCTCTCGGCCGCCGGCGTCCCCATCTATGCCGACCGCGGCGCCGAGGGCGGCTACCGCCTGCTCGACGGCTATCGGGTGCGGCTGAATGGGCTGTCGCAGGGCGAGGCCGAGGCGCTGTTCATGGCTGGGCTCCCCGGCCCCGCCGCCGCGCTCGGCCTCGATGCCGCGATGGCGGCGGCGCAGACCAAGCTGATGGCGGCGCTACCGGAGAAGCTGCGCCCCAACGCGCGGGGCATGCAGCAGCGCTTCCATCTCGACGCACCCGGCTGGTTCGGCGAGACCGAGGAGCCGAAGCATCTGCGCGCCATTGCAGCCTCGGTGCTGCGCGAGACCCTGATCGAGATCCGCTACCAGAGCTGGAAAGCCGAGAAGCGGCGGCGCGTGGCGCCGCTCGGCCTCGTGCTGAAGGGCGGCAGCTGGTATCTCGCCGGCCTCGTCGACGGCAATGTGCGCACCTATCGGGTCGCGCGGGTGCTGGATTGCACGGTGCTGGAGACGCCGTTCGCGCGGCCGGCGGAGTTCGATCTCGCCACCTATTGGCGCGCCTCGATCGCGCGGCTCGAGGCCGAGTTGCATCCGAACGAGGCCACGGTGCGGCTGTCGCCGTTGGGGCTGCAGCTGTTCGATGCGCTGGGCCATCCTTACGTGAAGGCGCGGATGCGGCTTGCCGACAGCGTCGAGCCCGACGGCTGGCGCGTCGCCACCATGCCGGTCGGCAAGACGGTGTGGCATGCCGCCTCCGAATTGCTGCGGCTCGGCGCCGAGGCCGAGGTAATCGCGCCCGCGGAGCTGCGCGAGAAGATGGCTGAGCTCGCCGGCGCGATGGCCGCGCGCTACGCCGACGCGCCGCCGCGCCGCGCTGCCCGCCGTTAA
- a CDS encoding nitroreductase, giving the protein MDATTKPRFAAEDRIGALEELLNERYSVRAFEPREVPRDVIEHILTTAQRTASWCNSQPWEVLIVSGEAKERFRKAIYAEASRGLGEDYDFTPPREYVGVYLERRRESGFQLYNTLGIARGDRAAYAKQALENYNFFGAPHIAVIHTNEPLGIYGAIDCGGYVSNFMLAAQALGLGTIPQAAIARHSGLIRRHFNLAGDRRVVCGISFGYADHAHKVNSYRTSRATVADTVTFVDV; this is encoded by the coding sequence ATGGATGCCACCACCAAGCCGCGTTTCGCGGCCGAAGACCGCATCGGCGCGCTCGAGGAATTGCTCAACGAGCGCTACTCGGTGCGCGCGTTCGAGCCGCGCGAGGTGCCGCGCGACGTCATCGAGCATATCCTGACGACCGCGCAGCGCACCGCGTCGTGGTGCAACAGCCAGCCCTGGGAAGTCCTGATCGTCTCCGGTGAGGCCAAGGAGCGCTTTCGCAAGGCGATCTATGCCGAGGCCTCGCGCGGCCTCGGCGAGGACTACGACTTCACGCCGCCGCGCGAATATGTCGGGGTCTATCTGGAGCGCCGCCGCGAGAGCGGCTTCCAGCTCTACAACACGCTCGGTATCGCGCGCGGCGATAGGGCGGCCTACGCAAAACAGGCGCTGGAGAATTACAATTTCTTCGGCGCCCCGCACATTGCCGTGATCCACACCAACGAGCCGCTTGGCATCTATGGTGCGATCGACTGCGGCGGCTATGTCTCGAACTTCATGCTGGCCGCGCAGGCACTTGGGCTCGGCACCATCCCGCAGGCCGCGATTGCGCGCCATTCCGGCCTGATCCGCCGCCATTTCAACCTGGCTGGCGATCGCCGGGTTGTCTGCGGTATCTCGTTCGGCTATGCGGATCATGCGCACAAGGTGAACAGCTACCGCACGTCGCGCGCAACTGTGGCGGATACTGTCACATTTGTGGATGTATAA
- a CDS encoding acyl-CoA dehydrogenase yields MNFDDTPQEAEFRSLARNWIAANAPKEFEEELSKSSLGRIRLARHDMVEVGKAWQKKKAEGGWACLHWPKEYGGRGATPIERVIWQQEEGVYGKLTQPFQIGEGMCGPTVMAWGREEAKRRYLPKLASGEEIWCQLFSEPSAGSDVAGLRTRAEKKGDNWVVNGQKIWTSGAHYSDYGLLIARTDPNVPKHKGLTMFFLDMKSPGVEVRPIKQANGMQEFNEVYFTDVVIPDSQRLGAVGEGWSVSLTTLMNERMSIGSRLATGVPEMFEFCSNLMLEDGLAIDDPAVRSKLASWAVKASGLKYTSYRAISALSKGERPGPENSIGKLVSGLMLQDIATYAMDLEGAAGSLTGTDEEQANGQFQQMLLSSPSMRIAGGTDEILRNIIAERVLGLPGDIRVDKDVPYNKIPTKGR; encoded by the coding sequence ATGAATTTCGACGACACGCCGCAGGAAGCTGAATTCCGTAGCCTCGCCCGCAACTGGATCGCGGCCAACGCGCCGAAGGAGTTCGAGGAAGAACTCTCGAAGTCCTCGCTCGGCCGCATCAGGCTCGCCAGGCACGACATGGTCGAGGTCGGCAAGGCCTGGCAGAAGAAGAAGGCGGAGGGCGGCTGGGCCTGCCTGCACTGGCCGAAGGAATATGGCGGCCGCGGCGCCACCCCGATCGAGCGCGTGATCTGGCAGCAGGAAGAGGGCGTCTACGGCAAGCTGACCCAGCCGTTCCAGATCGGCGAGGGCATGTGCGGCCCGACGGTGATGGCCTGGGGCCGCGAAGAGGCCAAGCGCCGCTATCTGCCGAAGCTCGCCTCCGGCGAGGAGATCTGGTGCCAGCTGTTCTCCGAGCCGTCGGCGGGCTCCGATGTCGCCGGCCTGCGCACCCGCGCCGAGAAAAAAGGCGACAACTGGGTCGTCAACGGCCAGAAGATCTGGACCTCCGGCGCGCATTACTCCGACTACGGCCTTCTGATCGCGCGCACCGATCCGAATGTGCCCAAGCACAAGGGCCTCACCATGTTCTTCCTCGACATGAAGAGCCCCGGCGTCGAGGTCAGGCCGATCAAGCAGGCCAACGGCATGCAGGAGTTCAACGAGGTCTATTTCACCGACGTCGTGATCCCGGACAGCCAGCGCTTAGGTGCGGTCGGCGAGGGCTGGAGCGTGTCGCTGACCACGCTGATGAACGAGCGCATGTCGATCGGATCGCGGCTTGCGACCGGTGTCCCTGAAATGTTCGAGTTCTGCTCCAATCTGATGCTGGAGGATGGCCTTGCGATCGATGATCCGGCGGTGCGCTCCAAACTTGCGAGCTGGGCGGTGAAGGCAAGCGGGCTGAAATACACTAGCTATCGCGCGATCTCGGCGCTGTCGAAGGGCGAGCGGCCCGGTCCGGAAAATTCCATCGGCAAGCTGGTCTCCGGCCTGATGCTGCAGGACATCGCGACCTATGCGATGGACCTCGAGGGCGCCGCGGGTAGCCTCACGGGCACCGACGAGGAGCAGGCCAACGGCCAGTTCCAGCAGATGCTGCTGTCGTCGCCCTCGATGCGCATCGCCGGCGGCACCGACGAGATCCTGCGCAACATCATCGCCGAGCGCGTGCTCGGCCTGCCGGGCGACATCCGGGTCGACAAGGACGTGCCCTACAACAAGATCCCGACCAAGGGCCGCTGA
- a CDS encoding acyl-CoA dehydrogenase encodes MNFDDTPQEAAFRAEAKAWIAANAPKQYEEELRKASLGRVQLKGANILEVAKAWQKKKADAGWACLHWPKEYGGRGSSPIERVIWQQEEGPFGRLSSMFIIGHGMCGPTMMAFAGEEQKRKYLPPLASGEKVWCQLFSEPAGGSDVAGLRTRAEKQGDEWVINGQKIWTSGAHYSDYGILLTRTDPNVAKHKGLTMFFLDMKSPGVEVRPIKQASGASDFNEVYFTDVRIPDSQRLGNVNDGWNVSLTTLMNERMSIGAGVATGFPELFDFCNSLMLEDGPAIENRAVRAKLANWAVKASGLKYTSMRAISALSRGERPGPENSIGKLVAGSMIQDVATYALDLQGAAGALTGPEDAEVAGKFQAMLLRAPGTRVEGGTDEIMRNIIAERVLGLPGDIRVDKDVPFNKIPTKGRA; translated from the coding sequence ATGAATTTCGACGATACCCCGCAGGAAGCCGCATTCCGCGCCGAGGCGAAAGCCTGGATCGCGGCCAATGCGCCGAAGCAATATGAGGAGGAGCTGCGCAAGGCCTCGCTCGGCCGCGTGCAGCTCAAGGGGGCCAACATTCTTGAGGTGGCGAAGGCCTGGCAGAAGAAGAAGGCCGATGCCGGCTGGGCCTGCCTGCACTGGCCGAAGGAGTATGGCGGCCGCGGCTCGTCGCCGATCGAGCGCGTGATCTGGCAGCAGGAGGAGGGCCCGTTCGGCCGCCTCAGCTCGATGTTCATCATCGGCCACGGCATGTGCGGCCCGACCATGATGGCGTTCGCCGGCGAGGAGCAGAAGCGCAAATATCTGCCGCCGCTCGCCTCCGGCGAGAAGGTCTGGTGCCAGCTGTTCTCCGAGCCGGCCGGCGGCTCCGACGTCGCAGGCCTGCGCACCCGCGCCGAGAAGCAGGGTGACGAATGGGTGATCAACGGCCAGAAGATCTGGACCTCGGGCGCGCATTACTCCGATTACGGGATCCTCTTGACCCGCACCGATCCCAATGTCGCAAAGCACAAGGGCCTCACCATGTTCTTCCTGGACATGAAGAGCCCGGGCGTTGAGGTCAGGCCGATCAAGCAGGCGAGCGGGGCCTCCGACTTCAACGAGGTCTATTTCACCGACGTGCGGATTCCGGACTCGCAGCGGCTTGGCAATGTCAATGACGGCTGGAACGTGTCGCTGACGACGCTGATGAACGAGCGGATGTCGATCGGCGCCGGCGTCGCGACCGGCTTCCCCGAACTGTTCGACTTCTGCAACAGCCTGATGCTGGAGGATGGCCCCGCGATCGAGAACCGCGCGGTGCGCGCGAAGCTCGCGAACTGGGCGGTGAAGGCGAGCGGGCTGAAATACACCAGCATGCGCGCGATCTCCGCGCTCTCCCGTGGCGAGCGCCCCGGGCCTGAGAACTCGATCGGCAAGCTGGTTGCCGGCTCGATGATCCAGGACGTCGCAACCTACGCGCTCGATTTGCAAGGCGCCGCCGGCGCCTTGACCGGACCCGAGGATGCCGAGGTCGCCGGCAAGTTCCAGGCGATGCTGCTGCGCGCGCCGGGCACCCGTGTCGAGGGCGGCACCGACGAGATCATGCGCAACATCATCGCCGAGCGCGTGCTGGGCCTGCCCGGCGACATCAGGGTCGACAAGGACGTTCCCTTCAACAAGATCCCGACCAAGGGCCGCGCCTGA